A single region of the Amphiura filiformis chromosome 7, Afil_fr2py, whole genome shotgun sequence genome encodes:
- the LOC140156848 gene encoding cytochrome P450 2U1-like, which yields MDEKPTPDDPCSYLQKHNMRVVLNMMFLAGSDTTATTMEWCCLYMMAHPDIQKKIQDEMNSVVGRNRLPQLSDKNNLPYTRAALLEIQRHVTMLPLSDFHTAGNEISLAGYCIPKGATIVPNLYAVMRDPISFPEPDQFRPERFIDENGEYFESGRVVPFGVGRRMCPGENIAKMELFVLFTHLLHRFSLVKPDDVARVTFEGIYGAQFAPKPFTTIFLPRN from the exons ATGGATGAAAAGCCAACACCAGATGACCCTTGTTCATATCTGCAAAAACACAATATGAGAGTTGTATTGAATATGATGTTTTTAGCAGGAAGTGACACGACGGCTACTACAATGGAATGGTGTTGCTTATACATGATGGCACATCCAGATATCCAGAAGAAGATTCAGGATGAAATGAATTCAGTTGTTGGTCGTAATCGGCTTCCACAGCTTTCCGATAAAAACAACCTGCCATACACCAGAGCTGCTTTGCTGGAGATTCAACGCCATGTTACAATGTTACCACTCAGTGATTTTCACACGGCTGGTAATGAGATATCACTCGCTGGATATTGTATTCCGAAAGGTGCGACGATTGTTCCAAACCTTTACGCCGTGATGAGAGACCCAATTTCATTTCCAGAACCAGACCAGTTCAGACCTGAAAGGTTCATTGATGAAAATGGAGAGTACTTTGAATCGGGCAGGGTTGTTCCTTTTGGAGTAG GTCGTCGAATGTGTCCAGGGGAAAACATTGCCAAAATGGAGCTATTTGTCCTTTTTACCCATCTCCTTCACCGATTTTCACTTGTCAAACCAGACGACGTAGCACGTGTAACATTTGAAGGAATATACGGAGCTCAATTTGCACCAAAGCCATTCACGACTATATTTCTCCCAAGAAATTGA
- the LOC140157699 gene encoding cytochrome P450 2U1-like, which produces MKAALNSLSLAGIDTVSTTLEWCCLYMMAHPDIQQMIQEEMDSVVGRNRLPRLSDQNNLPYTRAALLEIQRHATLALLLDFHAAGNETSLSGYHIPKGATIISNAYAVMRDPTAFPEPDHFRPERFIDENGQYFEKSGVIPFGLGRRMCPGKTLPKWSYMSFSPISITDFHLSNQTTWHV; this is translated from the exons ATGAAAGCTGCATTGAATTCCTTGTCTTTAGCAGGAATTGATACGGTATCTACTACCTTAGAATGGTGTTGCTTATACATGATGGCACATCCAGATATCCAGCAGATGATTCAGGAAGAAATGGATTCAGTTGTTGGCCGTAATCGGCTTCCACGGCTTTCCGATCAAAACAATCTGCCATACACCAGAGCTGCTTTGTTGGAGATACAACGCCATGCGACACTAGCACTACTCCTTGATTTTCATGCGGCTGGTAATGAGACATCACTTTCTGGGTACCATATTCCGAAAGGAGCGACAATCATTTCAAACGCTTACGCCGTGATGAGAGACCCGACTGCATTTCCAGAACCAGACCATTTCAGACCTGAAAGGTTCATTGATGAAAATGGACAGTAttttgaaaagagcggtgttATTCCTTTTGGACTCG GTCGTCGCATGTGTCCAGGGAAAACATTGCCAAAATGGAGCTATATGTCATTTTCACCCATCTCCATCACCGATTTTCACTTGTCAAACCAGACGACGTGGCACGTGTAA
- the LOC140157697 gene encoding cytochrome P450 2U1-like, whose translation MKAALNSLSLAGIDTVSTTLEWCCLYMMAHPDIQQMIQEEMDSVVGRNRLPRLSDQNNLPYTRAALLEIQRHATLALLLDFHAAGNETSLSGYHIPKGATIISNAYAVMRDPTAFPEPDHFRPERFIDENGQYFEKSGVIPFGLGIQQSREWYKFNNESAKISFDGMNMDLHDQVHCI comes from the exons ATGAAAGCTGCATTGAATTCCTTGTCTTTAGCAGGAATTGATACGGTATCTACTACCTTAGAATGGTGTTGCTTATACATGATGGCACATCCAGATATCCAGCAGATGATTCAGGAAGAAATGGATTCAGTTGTTGGCCGTAATCGGCTTCCACGGCTTTCCGATCAAAACAATCTGCCATACACCAGAGCTGCTTTGTTGGAGATACAACGCCATGCGACACTAGCACTACTCCTTGATTTTCATGCGGCTGGTAATGAGACATCACTTTCTGGGTACCATATTCCGAAAGGAGCGACAATCATTTCAAACGCTTACGCCGTGATGAGAGACCCGACTGCATTTCCAGAACCAGACCATTTCAGACCTGAAAGGTTCATTGATGAAAATGGACAGTAttttgaaaagagcggtgttATTCCTTTTGGACTCG GTATACAACAGAGTCGTGAATGGTATAAATTCAACAACGAATCAGCAAAGATATCATTTGATGGAATGAACATGGATTTACATGATCAAGTACATTGCATATAA